In Malus sylvestris chromosome 2, drMalSylv7.2, whole genome shotgun sequence, the genomic stretch GCATCATTCATGAGGTAGGGCTTTCTGCTCTGTGGCGAGGACTGGGCCGGAAAATGATGCCGAATCGGTCCAAATCGTAGCAAGCGGCTCTGATGTGCATCATCTCGACGGCGCAGCAGCTGAGGCACACCAACTTACTCATCTGTCACTCCTGAGCACTTACTTAAGCTCAGCTCGATCAGTGAGGCACACCAACTTCCGATGGCTTTTGCCGCAGAACAGGTGACCAAACAACCATCTAATCTAATCGATTTCAACCTCGAATAATTAAGTAGGCATTTTCCCAAGTCAGTGGTGACTGCAGGACCATATGCTAAGACAAGCTGCTTCAGGTGTTTAACACCATTTGTCAGAGAAGACAAACCCACGTGACTGATATTCTGAGCCTCAAATTCCATAGCTTCTGGAGTAGGCTTGAactgggtttctgcagattccgATCTCACGATGACTGAGACTCCGATTGGCGCGGGAGGACTCGACGTGGTTGTAACGGTCTGATTTGGGGTCTGGGTCAGAGGCGGATCGGCGGTAGCGGCTGTGGTTGTTGGCAGTGATGTTCTTAGTCCCCCGTTTTAAGAATGTGAATGGAAGTTGTGTAGCGGTGGCTTCACTAGCACTGTCGCCATTATTCCTTGGAAGCACCAAAGACAACATCAGATACACGTCATTCTTTTGCAAGAACTGAACAGAGAATGCCTGCGCCTACAAGGATAGTGAGCTTGCCGAGAGGGAGAGCAACCATCGACTCTGATTATATTTAGGTATCGTCTCGCAGAGACTAAATTGCAGAGCGACAAGGCATCGAAGCTCATCCTCCTTTCGATATCACAGAACTGGTCAATTATTTAACAAGAAATCAGAATTTTTCTCTCTTTACGAATTACGggtgtttctctctcttccactctctttctctctcctccgctctctctctctctctctctctctctctctctctctctctctagagcaAAGAGAAAGTGGTGACTGTCTGTGAGAAGAGACAAAAGTCACAGAGGGTGTCGAATTTGGAGCCATTGCTAttgtctctctctcctcctcttttctcttctttcttgttGTCGTTGGGTTTTCTGAATtcgaacccaaaacccaaaaagcaaCGACTTTATCTTCCCTGTGGGCTTGTGAGGAGTGTGAGATTTggatcttttctgtttttgggttttttgtgattttgcagattcacggtgaaggtgaaaaaatgaaaaagaaccgacacaactttttgtatcgattcccacagacggcgccaaatgttgatgcacaaaaccagaggtcttgggacaacgtaaatccgatcgtgaatctgcaagaaatgtaaataacacaagatgtatcgtagtTCACCCCaaagtttgggctacgtccacactgatattgtatttatctgagaggtgaggggagtgagggagagagggcctaagaattggcctcacctaattgtgagggtgatgggtccttttatagaataagggctcctcacttattacacatttgcctcttcctttattacataattacatttaaatccttcgagtatttgtacgagatctaaatacatatgtcctaagtatggtataaacaaaaatAGTTGTGCCAACGTTTTCAATGGAAGAAAATAATCAGACAATTTAAAATAACAACGTTTGTTCGATAGTGACATCAAGCGAAATAAAAGATAACAACACATTGTAAAGGGGAAAAATACCGGCACATAACAATACAAGCAAAAACGTCTAGTATGTTATAGGACTGCCCTTAACTTCAAGATTATACGATTTCAAGTATTCGGCTACAAAGTAAATCGTTGGTTTTACataattcatttaaaaaaaaaaaaactctattCGCCAGCAGATGAGAAACTACTGGAGTAAATAGAAAAAACTTTCGTAAGATCTGCAGAGCTCAGCGTCCATATGCGACCCGGCAACATGAGAGGAAGAATGTTGCTTACTTCCTCACAACTCTCTTCCGTAATCCAAGAGCTGCTCTCCCACATTTGCAATATGCTTGGATCAGGACTTTAAACATATAAACATCTGGCTGGACTCCACTCTGCCTAACCATTGTGAAGAATTTCTGCACAGTTTTGATGTCCGCGTTTAGTGCAAAATGATGTATCAACCCTGAAAATGTCTGGATATCGGGAACAATCCCAGACATAATCATCTCTTCAAGCACATTCGAAGCTAACATCATCACCAATatcctcatcatcatcaccGCTTATTATTGATATGCTCTTGGTCCCCTCATTGGGCAGCATTTCTCTTAGAAACTCATCAGTCTCATGTACAAACCCTGCTTTTTGAATCCGTTCCAAAGACAAAAGCATATCGTGACCCGGCAATATCCCATCAACCCGAATTTCATCAAGTAAATTCTTAACCTCGTCAAACTGTTCGACACCAACACATGCCTCTACCAAAACTGAAAACTGGTTTAAAGTTCGATTCGCCCTCATCAAAGGAAGCACATTAAACACCTCCATTGCAGACTtcccaaaaaaatacaaaattcttTATATTTATATAGTACAATTATTTATATACAATAAGGTATATTGATATAATTCCTCTAATTATTCTTTGTAATACAATACTTCAGTAAACTTCGATTAATTTATCATAAATTAGTatagttttaattttgttttatgaaatttcataaaaaataaggaGTCTTTATGTCACGTTACAGAGGGCCTCGTTTCAAAAAAATCCGTCATTTGGGGGCTTTATCGGGACTAACTAGTAAAAAGCCTAAAGCCAGAAGCGATCTTAGGAAACCAATCACGCAGTGATTGGATTAATGATAAAATAGAATTCTGGGTCTCGAACAGTGATTCGAttgatgataaaaaaaaaataaaaaaaaagaattcttGGTTCAGTTCTCCACCTTAACgacaaaaaaaatgattgaTCTCTATTGAGTCTGACTCGGTATTCAAGCTCTTATTTTTGCAACCTTAGCTATGGCTTATATAGGCGAATCCATGGAAAGTCATCATTGACTAGTTACATAGTCTTAACCTGATTCAATGTATGTGCGACTCAAGGTAATCCACTTAGGGAAGATAAATAAGGTATAAATAAAGGTATATACGCCAGAACTCTCAATTATCACTGTCTAAGTCCAACTATTCGGGACTGCCCCTTCTTCAATCATCATACTAAAATCCCTCCCCGCCTCCGAATCTTTCCTCATTTGGGCAAAAATACGCATCACAATGTTATATGACTCGGTGCACACACGTTTATCCGAGCTAACTCTATACTCATCCCACGTTTCTCCGAGCACATGTATCTTTAGTTTCTCACACACTCCTCTATATTTTTGGATTGCATAAATCAAATGGAACAACTGACATGATTCAAGTTGAGTGTGTGAGAGAATAAAAATGGTATGTGATCATTTTCCTTAATTTAGAATgttatgaaatgaaaaaaaCATGACTGCATGTAAGAAGTCGTTATCTGCGCATAAATCAGAGTGTGATAatgagatacttttgtgtaCGTAAAAGGTAATGAAGGTAATGAGCATGTAAGATGCCAAACAAACTTCTTTCAACCATTCATATCATATTCAAGCCAACAAATTACACCGTATAGAGTTCTattttaaccttttatttttatcaatagATATTGGCGGTGAGAGATTCAAACTCGAAACCTCACCTCAAATACAGTAGTGGACACACTACACCTAGAGGGAAACTCCCCGAGTTTATACAAAACAAGTACAAGGAAAACCAGAAGGATGGTCAAGCTTGATATCCATGGATAAAATGCCTCTGAGAGCAATCCCGTCGTAATTGCCATCTGTCTTTTAGTTACAATTTCTTCTAAACAGATTTGAAGGGTTAAATGTGGTAGTATAATTTCTAAATATGTTCCCCAAACTGTTCTGAGATGACAGCAATCCACACAGAAACGAGCATTTTCTTTGCTTATCTCTATCTCTTATGATCTACATCCTATATAGTTATGGGCAAGGCCGAGGTACGGATTTATGTGGTAAGAACTCTTTTGTATCAACTCTAAAAGTCACTCGGGAAAATTTCCGACCAATCTAATATGGTCGAGGGTCCTCCTCAGACCATACTTGAGCACTGCTTGGTTACCTATCCTGAATCCTTCTCCGTAAGCTGTTGATGAATCCGACTCAATTTGGTGTTTGAAAAATTCCCCGAGTTTCTTCTCAAAGTCAGACCGTTTACCCTTCTTAGATGATGCCGAACTAGAAGAGGATgacgaggaagaggaagaagaggatgaTGATGAGGCAATATCACTACCCGGTGTAGAATATGTCTCAGCATCCAGCCACATGTGTGCTAACACTTGGCAGATACCTTCTTCTACCTCTGGGCTCAGGTTCGGATAGCCTGCGCAACAACCTATCAGTAAATCCAACCGACCAAAAGGAAACGTTGCAAATGTCAAAAACAGAATATGGAGTGCAGGACAGGCACGCACCGTTAAGCCTCAGCCATGCATGCATCATCTCATGAGCGAGAATTGACCCTGTCAACAACCTGCGTTCATAGAAGTTTTAGGTCGTATGTACACAATTAGCAGCATGCTTAATGACCATGGATAAAGAGGAATCAAGAGAAATATTACCTAGGAAGGCCATACAGTACAAGAATTGCTGTTACTTCACAGCGACGAATCAGCCTATGAGGCTCAGTAACCATGTCTATCAGCCGGTAGCCAGCTCCAATCCTTGGCCTCCGTAAAATCTGCAATATAGTAAGAGAGATACAGAGAACTCTATCAATGAACTGTTAGCTTAAGAAATGTAATTGCCAAAGCTGAGGGAAACAAATTCCTACAGTAGTGACAGTCTGCTCTTCTGACAAGCAGAGTCCTCTAGTCTCCGGCATGTGATGATGACCCTGCCAACGTAAAGGAAAATTTCAACCAAACTTTTAGATTGAAGAAATGGAAAGGCACATTTTTTTCCAAAGTATGAAGCTCTAGTGCATCAGGATTACATTCTTTTCTCCCTCCATAGCCTCGTTTAGAGCTTGCCTCTCGACCAAGAGCATTGGAACTTGCTGCTTCACTTTCATGTTTAAACCTTCGTAAAAGTCTTGTATCTCAAGGTAAAGGGGTTGGCATTCATGAGTATCCATAATTGCTGAGTCTAGACACTCCAGACATAGCTTCCGACCATCGTCAAGTAACAAATATCTTGTGTCCCGTGCCTGCAAGGTTAGAAGGCATATCATTACCAATAATAATGTCTTATATCCTTTTCAATTCCTTCAGGATTTATTGTTTGGTTGCAAAGAGGACGAGTTGTGTTTTCACGAACTCACCTCCATTCTTTCACAGCTACAACACCGAGGAGTCCCATCGCGCTCATGAGCAGGACAGTACTTTTGTAGCCAGAAAGGATGTGCTCTATACTCAATAAGCCCAGCTGAATTTGTTGGGATCTGTATGAAAGaaccaacaaagaaaaaacagaaaattataaagataaataattttaaaagggCATGGAAATACAATATCATTAAAGAACtaaaaagaagagaaacttACGAAACTCTTGCAAACATCGCATTTTGGGTGATGCTTCTCCTTATAGCAGGATTTGTGGTAAGGGTGATTCCCAGACATCGAATACTGTCATGGATAGGAGATccaaaaatttaattatatatatagctATATACAATTCATATTTCCAATTTAAATAATTCAGCTGGGAATTCAAGTATTTTGTCAGCCAATTCCAAAGAAAATTCTTACTGAACAAGAACCAGATTCTGACCTCATAATCAGTAATTGGAAGATTGCAAGCACGGCAACGGAAACATTCTGGATGCCAAACAGTACCCATGCAACTCAAATATCGCCCATGGCCAATTCCTGATTTGCAGCCAGCACATATCCTACAAACAACAATTTTAACAACCTTCGGAATACAGATATAAAATTACATGAAATGAAGAGTCAATTCTCAAGTGGCTTCATTTTATGTAACTACACTACGTGAATTCATACATAAAGATCATATTGATATCTTGGATCTCTGATTCGTAATATTACAGTAAAACAACTCCAGAAAAATACTTACGCTCCTCTCTTGTTATGGAAGAAACACGTGTATACCAAAGGATAAATTTATATCAACCTATTTATCTCATGCTCCAACAAGTTACAGTttaataatttgattttgtatcttttgtATCAATTCTTACTACACAGGTAGAAAATGCATCAGGTGGCTAATATATTTAACTGAGCATGTGAGCTACAGAGCCAGTCTAAGCTCCCATATAGGCAATTCAAACTTCAATTCCCTTCTCTTTACCTCTGTATTGTTTCACaatatttttaaatgtttaccaGCAAACAAAGTCTATTCATATTCAAAGTTATTACGAACCTATAGATAACAGAAATTGGCATAAAACAGTACTTGATTGACTAGACTAGATTCAAGAGATAGCAAAGTGTCTGCATGCACCTGTTCCCAGCTGGCGTGAAGAATGAAAAAGGATGAAATATATTGCCATTATCATGTCGAGGAGGAGAACCCACGTTCAAACTTTCTTGAATAGCCTTTGCAAGTTGTTCATCTTCCTCCAATTGAAGTTTAGCACTTTGTTCATCTTCCTCGTAGTCAAAATTGGCAGGTTTTTCATCATCGTCCGACTGAACTTTGGCAGATTGTGCATCATCATCTGATTCAACTTTGGCAGATCGTTCATCATCATCTGATTCAACTTTGGCTGATCGTTCATCATCGTCTGATTCAACTTTATAAGGTTGTTCGTCATCCTCTGATTGAGAATCATCTTCTGAAAAATAAGTAGGGTAATGGATTATAAGTAACTTAACAATCAAACAGAAGATAACAACCAAGTTTTATGAGTATGCCCTTTAGTGGAGTTATGTAGAAGTCACACTCTATGCTTGATGGAAAATGTCACAATTCATTATTGATTTCATGAAGATTTGCACACCTACAGCATATTGCTTGATTGCTCATGTCTAGCACTAGTAGCTACTAATCCTTGTACGAAAAGTGGGGGAATTCCAAGTTATTCAGTTAGTCTATTGCATCCGCTGAGGAAACTCTCGTACTTATGCAGCATATGAAGTTGTCAATTAGTTTTTGCATGTTGGTGAAACTTACCGATTACACTTTTCCCTTTTTGATCTAGTTCCGAAAGGGACATTGCAATAGCAACATCTATGTCTTCTTCCTGCATTCCAAGTTCCCGACAACATAAAGTTAAGCATCGTACAACATAAACTAAACATCGTACAATAAAGTTAGCATCAGTATGAGGAACCTTCAGAATTTGGACTATCATGGTAATTTCTGTAAATTAACTTTGTGATGGGTAGATATCAATATACCTACTATGAGCATAAAACTAGTCCACCGCAACAATAAATGTGCAGGAACAATGAAAATTCTGTTTATATTAGTCAAAAGAGTAATTACCACTGAATTACGAGGCTCGTCCCATGTTCTATCCTCTCTAAATTTCCTATGAGAATGCCCTTTATAGCTAGAACCTTTCAGAATCTTAGTCAGCCAACCCATAACGAGAAATCTTACCCGCCCCTGGGCTGCCAAACTGTTCCTGCACCAAAAGTCTTTCATTTAGGCACATAGAAAGTGGAGCATTAAATAGACAgcaaaataaaaaccaaaatgcaaaaatagaagaTATTCAGTGGCACACATGTTAAATTGTGCTAGCTATTACTATATATAGCATTATCTTATAATCACTACACAGTTTGAACGAACATCAAACGAAAGCATTAATGCATGTCATGAATGACTGGTACGATACAGACTGAGAAATCAAATATAACATTACTGTTCTATTAAAGCGAAGAAATAGGACTAAAAATGGTCGTCTCTAACAAAGATAACACAATAGCATTCGCAAAGCAAGACACTGCAAAAGTGAGATCCGAGAATATCTACGAACACCATACAATGAATAAGTCTCAATCTGGGAACAATTTCCAGATTTAGAGGGGTAACAGTTCACAGAACATGCATATGAACCAAGAGCAGATAAGCAACGAAATCATAACTAAGAGAAAACGCAAAAACTGggaaaaaatgagagagagagagagagaaattctAGCTAACTATTATACACACTCAACAAGTTCATTACAGCATAGAGGAGCAACCAGATAACCATTCAACAGATTCATATAATATTGAAATGACTACGAACGGAATTTTGCTCTGTGAAATTCACACCCAGTTCCAATAACCTCAATCCAATTGAAAGAATTTAACCTATACAGAATCAAGAATTAATAGCAATAAGCTCAATCCACCCCAGACTGAAAGTACCCCAAGAAGGTCTCCTTTTCCCAAAATTCCAGTAGCATGCAGCAATCCATAATCCAATATCATCAAACCCCATATTTATAAGAGAACACGTTCCATCCACCCACCCACATCAAAATAAAGAAACCAAATTAAAGCAGGTGGAGCATTCAAATTCACTGAAGAAAAAGTAACAAAGCAGAAGTCCCAGTAAAACTACCTGACACAGATTAAGATTCTGCAAAAACAGTCGAATCTGATGAATCCCAGATAAGATAAAGTTACCAATTCCCCACACTACCAACCACAGCTTTTCACCCCTGCAAATCCCCCAGCCTTTCTTTGAACAAAGTCACAACCATTTTAGTAAAGATAAAGGATGCTGCTTGAATCCTGCGCAAAATTCCAAAAGGgcataaattaataatataaaattgcaAATAGTTGGAGAGCTCCGATCATCATCAAGGTATTATAATCTGCCTTTTTTCAAACCCCACCAAACAAAAGacaagcctttttttttctttactttatttatttaaggaTAGTAAAAGATTTAGGGTTTGATCATTAGTCTATCATAGTTGCCTTATTCGCTAAACCACCATAACATGGTTAAAAAGAACcaagctattttttttttttactttatttatttaaggaTAGTAAAAGATTAGGGTTTGATCATTAGTCTATCCTAGTTGCCTTATTCTCTAAACCACCATAACATGGTTAGAAAGAACCAAAACCCCGAAATTTAGTAATCAACTACAAAGTAAGCTACTTCATTTCCATTCAAAGCGATTAGAAATggctaatttttttatagaacgGCCCTATGTCCCCTATTTACATAGTTTTAGTAAATAAAAAAgagcaataaaaaaataagcaaGCGGAGGACAAAgccaaaacccagaaagaaaaaataatacatcATTCCGGAATGCGCATTAATTTGTAAAGCGGAAGCAACATGAACCACCGATGGAGGCAAATCATGCCAAACCAAAATAGGAGAAGACAAACCTATGTTAGTAAAGCTATCCACACCAACATTTCCTTTAGATAAACCGTTTaattcaaaggaaaactaatgaaaatggcttaaaacttTGAGTtataatgataaagacaaaataaagggtaaagtgaatagtaccatgattgactttttagtgtaaaaatgtgggttttcgttaaaataaatagtatcgcatgtttttcgttaaaactccctttcaATAGTATCAAGGAAGAGGCCATAATAtgggaaaaataataaaagccctGCAAGGAATAAACCAAATTTTTAAAGAATAAATGATACGAGTATTCAAATCTTGAGAGTCCAAATTTCTAAAGGTTTGTGCTTTTCTTGCAGTTTTTTCTTCTCCCTAGTGGGTCCTTTATCAATTCTCCACCACACTCCACTAAATGTCAAAAACCCCCCATTATATCTTTTTCTGGCTGACAAAGAGTCAAGAAGGTGATGTTTGGTCCTCCCATTTGGTTCCAACTGAAAGTGAGGCGGCTCTAGACTTCAGAGCCAAGCTTACCTGATAGTACGCAGCCATTATTATCGTTATATTTCATGTCATATTTCATGTCGCATGTCTACATTAGGTCTTATATTCGAATCACAAGATTAATGATGTTTAATATTACTTTTTTCATTGCAATACCTAGTTATAATTGATTTGTTGTGAACCAAATCCCATATATTACATTAGAATATCTCCTTAAAAAGAATGTCGATGTAttggaaaaaaattatattgtcgtaggcctatttgactgaACTGTATAAATGACAGAGAAGGAGAGGGCCGGAGGTAACAGATAGAGAAGAGAGATATGTAATtctgaggtgtgtgttgtatcaccccctTATGcccttatttatagtagtaggataggtagagtccttaccctaataggattacatctctaataggaattaaactactaaagggaatatacaAAATAgtcctagatacactaggatttacacaatcatatttctaatccaataggactgcaacactccccccttgagtgtgtaaatacttaaacaaaacaTCGCttcagatcttcagcagatgaggtagaacagttgatgaagtcgtcggcacaacGGGTGAATGTGAGTCTCAAATATAAGAAAGtaagtatgcattggtagtaaaactcacacaaccttgctatggtaaaacccgaGGCATgaggaaaacccatagactaagaagaaaagtgagaagtatgcataatgtctaaaacaaatgtcaaacatgacgaaagtagtgaactcgACGGAATATGATCATCCCAGGTTGGGTGCCTCATCAAAGACATAACTttcaaataagagaactacaagtaATTCAACTCAAATAATTTACGCATACTGATTCCTTGGatgagcttctgaaaagtagacttgggcaatgacttggtgaagagatcggccttaggaacggatttgcttaacttcaatgttctgatgttgttgttgctggtgagaataaaagaacttcggcgctatatgcttggtgttgtctctctTGATGTATCATTTCTTTAACTGCTTGATACAtgttgcattgtcttcaaagatcatcgtaggaaggtcaacgacgaaaataagaccactagtgcttcgaatatgttccataatTACTTTAAATCAAAAGCACACACACGATGCTTCATGTAAGacgagaatctcagcatggttcaaagaagtcgcaactagcgttTACTTGGtaaacctccaagatatagcagTGTCTCCAATGgaaaagacataacccgtttgggAACGTGACCTATGTGGGTTAGATATATAACCAGCATGCGTAACCAACGAGGCAAGAATTAACCCGAGAACCAAGGGGGCGGCGGCTCTTCTCAAGGATTCATGGGTGTAGAACAAGCCTAAATCCGCCATACCCTTGAGGTAGTGGAAAatatctttaacaccattccaatgtctgcgtgtagGCGTATTGCTatatctagccaaaagattaacaacgaCGAAGATGTCGGATCTAGTGCATTGAGTCAAGTACAATAAAacaccaattgcacttaggtatggaacttcaggctccaaaatctcttcatcatcctcatttggatggaagggatctcatttagcatctagagtccaAACGACCATAaaagtactcgaaggcttcgctttatcctcattaaaatgtcgcaacaccttttgggtgtagtttgattgatgtactagAATTTCATCTGAACAATGCTCAATCTCCAAGCCGAGACAATATCTAGTTTTCCCGatatctttcatctcaaattccgatttcaagtgaacggtaatttcctcaagctctacGGGAGTTCCAATAAGGTtcatgtcgtcgacataaactgcaacaatTACAAATCCAGAATGTGGCTTCTTAATGAACATgcatgggcatagttcgttgttcacataaccctaaatGTCAAATATTCATTCAGACGATTATAACACATCCGCTGAAATTGCTTCAATTCGTAAAGTGATATACTCAATCTAATCGAGAGAGTGTttcgtggtctagaactatttgaaccagtcaatggaagtccttctggaactttcatgtacatttccatatctagatccccatagagatacacgATTGCCACGTCCATAAGTTGCATATttagtttttcggaaactaccaaactgataaggtagtggAACGTTATGACGTCCATTATGGGGGAAAATGTATCCTTATAATTAATTCCAGGGCGTTGAGAGAAGCCTTGTGCTAtgaggcgtgctttgt encodes the following:
- the LOC126589448 gene encoding protein DA1-related 1-like isoform X2 → MDCCMLLEFWEKETFLGLAAQGRVRFLVMGWLTKILKGSSYKGHSHRKFREDRTWDEPRNSVELGMQEEDIDVAIAMSLSELDQKGKSVIEDDSQSEDDEQPYKVESDDDERSAKVESDDDERSAKVESDDDAQSAKVQSDDDEKPANFDYEEDEQSAKLQLEEDEQLAKAIQESLNVGSPPRHDNGNIFHPFSFFTPAGNRICAGCKSGIGHGRYLSCMGTVWHPECFRCRACNLPITDYEYSMSGNHPYHKSCYKEKHHPKCDVCKSFIPTNSAGLIEYRAHPFWLQKYCPAHERDGTPRCCSCERMEARDTRYLLLDDGRKLCLECLDSAIMDTHECQPLYLEIQDFYEGLNMKVKQQVPMLLVERQALNEAMEGEKNGHHHMPETRGLCLSEEQTVTTILRRPRIGAGYRLIDMVTEPHRLIRRCEVTAILVLYGLPRLLTGSILAHEMMHAWLRLNGYPNLSPEVEEGICQVLAHMWLDAETYSTPGSDIASSSSSSSSSSSSSSSSASSKKGKRSDFEKKLGEFFKHQIESDSSTAYGEGFRIGNQAVLKYGLRRTLDHIRLVGNFPE
- the LOC126589448 gene encoding protein DA1-related 1-like isoform X4; the protein is MLLAAQGRVRFLVMGWLTKILKGSSYKGHSHRKFREDRTWDEPRNSVELGMQEEDIDVAIAMSLSELDQKGKSVIEDDSQSEDDEQPYKVESDDDERSAKVESDDDERSAKVESDDDAQSAKVQSDDDEKPANFDYEEDEQSAKLQLEEDEQLAKAIQESLNVGSPPRHDNGNIFHPFSFFTPAGNRICAGCKSGIGHGRYLSCMGTVWHPECFRCRACNLPITDYEYSMSGNHPYHKSCYKEKHHPKCDVCKSFIPTNSAGLIEYRAHPFWLQKYCPAHERDGTPRCCSCERMEARDTRYLLLDDGRKLCLECLDSAIMDTHECQPLYLEIQDFYEGLNMKVKQQVPMLLVERQALNEAMEGEKNGHHHMPETRGLCLSEEQTVTTILRRPRIGAGYRLIDMVTEPHRLIRRCEVTAILVLYGLPRLLTGSILAHEMMHAWLRLNGYPNLSPEVEEGICQVLAHMWLDAETYSTPGSDIASSSSSSSSSSSSSSSSASSKKGKRSDFEKKLGEFFKHQIESDSSTAYGEGFRIGNQAVLKYGLRRTLDHIRLVGNFPE
- the LOC126589448 gene encoding protein DA1-related 1-like isoform X6 is translated as MGWLTKILKGSSYKGHSHRKFREDRTWDEPRNSVEEDIDVAIAMSLSELDQKGKSVIEDDSQSEDDEQPYKVESDDDERSAKVESDDDERSAKVESDDDAQSAKVQSDDDEKPANFDYEEDEQSAKLQLEEDEQLAKAIQESLNVGSPPRHDNGNIFHPFSFFTPAGNRICAGCKSGIGHGRYLSCMGTVWHPECFRCRACNLPITDYEYSMSGNHPYHKSCYKEKHHPKCDVCKSFIPTNSAGLIEYRAHPFWLQKYCPAHERDGTPRCCSCERMEARDTRYLLLDDGRKLCLECLDSAIMDTHECQPLYLEIQDFYEGLNMKVKQQVPMLLVERQALNEAMEGEKNGHHHMPETRGLCLSEEQTVTTILRRPRIGAGYRLIDMVTEPHRLIRRCEVTAILVLYGLPRLLTGSILAHEMMHAWLRLNGYPNLSPEVEEGICQVLAHMWLDAETYSTPGSDIASSSSSSSSSSSSSSSSASSKKGKRSDFEKKLGEFFKHQIESDSSTAYGEGFRIGNQAVLKYGLRRTLDHIRLVGNFPE
- the LOC126589448 gene encoding protein DA1-related 1-like isoform X3: MDCCMLLEFWEKETFLGNSLAAQGRVRFLVMGWLTKILKGSSYKGHSHRKFREDRTWDEPRNSVEEDIDVAIAMSLSELDQKGKSVIEDDSQSEDDEQPYKVESDDDERSAKVESDDDERSAKVESDDDAQSAKVQSDDDEKPANFDYEEDEQSAKLQLEEDEQLAKAIQESLNVGSPPRHDNGNIFHPFSFFTPAGNRICAGCKSGIGHGRYLSCMGTVWHPECFRCRACNLPITDYEYSMSGNHPYHKSCYKEKHHPKCDVCKSFIPTNSAGLIEYRAHPFWLQKYCPAHERDGTPRCCSCERMEARDTRYLLLDDGRKLCLECLDSAIMDTHECQPLYLEIQDFYEGLNMKVKQQVPMLLVERQALNEAMEGEKNGHHHMPETRGLCLSEEQTVTTILRRPRIGAGYRLIDMVTEPHRLIRRCEVTAILVLYGLPRLLTGSILAHEMMHAWLRLNGYPNLSPEVEEGICQVLAHMWLDAETYSTPGSDIASSSSSSSSSSSSSSSSASSKKGKRSDFEKKLGEFFKHQIESDSSTAYGEGFRIGNQAVLKYGLRRTLDHIRLVGNFPE
- the LOC126589448 gene encoding protein DA1-related 1-like isoform X1, whose amino-acid sequence is MDCCMLLEFWEKETFLGNSLAAQGRVRFLVMGWLTKILKGSSYKGHSHRKFREDRTWDEPRNSVELGMQEEDIDVAIAMSLSELDQKGKSVIEDDSQSEDDEQPYKVESDDDERSAKVESDDDERSAKVESDDDAQSAKVQSDDDEKPANFDYEEDEQSAKLQLEEDEQLAKAIQESLNVGSPPRHDNGNIFHPFSFFTPAGNRICAGCKSGIGHGRYLSCMGTVWHPECFRCRACNLPITDYEYSMSGNHPYHKSCYKEKHHPKCDVCKSFIPTNSAGLIEYRAHPFWLQKYCPAHERDGTPRCCSCERMEARDTRYLLLDDGRKLCLECLDSAIMDTHECQPLYLEIQDFYEGLNMKVKQQVPMLLVERQALNEAMEGEKNGHHHMPETRGLCLSEEQTVTTILRRPRIGAGYRLIDMVTEPHRLIRRCEVTAILVLYGLPRLLTGSILAHEMMHAWLRLNGYPNLSPEVEEGICQVLAHMWLDAETYSTPGSDIASSSSSSSSSSSSSSSSASSKKGKRSDFEKKLGEFFKHQIESDSSTAYGEGFRIGNQAVLKYGLRRTLDHIRLVGNFPE
- the LOC126589448 gene encoding protein DA1-related 1-like isoform X5, whose protein sequence is MGWLTKILKGSSYKGHSHRKFREDRTWDEPRNSVELGMQEEDIDVAIAMSLSELDQKGKSVIEDDSQSEDDEQPYKVESDDDERSAKVESDDDERSAKVESDDDAQSAKVQSDDDEKPANFDYEEDEQSAKLQLEEDEQLAKAIQESLNVGSPPRHDNGNIFHPFSFFTPAGNRICAGCKSGIGHGRYLSCMGTVWHPECFRCRACNLPITDYEYSMSGNHPYHKSCYKEKHHPKCDVCKSFIPTNSAGLIEYRAHPFWLQKYCPAHERDGTPRCCSCERMEARDTRYLLLDDGRKLCLECLDSAIMDTHECQPLYLEIQDFYEGLNMKVKQQVPMLLVERQALNEAMEGEKNGHHHMPETRGLCLSEEQTVTTILRRPRIGAGYRLIDMVTEPHRLIRRCEVTAILVLYGLPRLLTGSILAHEMMHAWLRLNGYPNLSPEVEEGICQVLAHMWLDAETYSTPGSDIASSSSSSSSSSSSSSSSASSKKGKRSDFEKKLGEFFKHQIESDSSTAYGEGFRIGNQAVLKYGLRRTLDHIRLVGNFPE